One segment of Pempheris klunzingeri isolate RE-2024b chromosome 20, fPemKlu1.hap1, whole genome shotgun sequence DNA contains the following:
- the mapk7 gene encoding mitogen-activated protein kinase 7 — MSTEEGGEGKNGQSVTMSPERMATDKSRENQNQRVVEATGGTTDTSTTAKNLALLKAHSLDVKFDVGEEYDIIETIGTGAYGVVSSARRRDNGQQVAIKKISNAFEVVTNAKRTLRELKILKHFKHDNIIAIKDILQPNLPHSAFKSVYVVLDLMESDLHQIIHSAQTLTSEHTRYFLYQLLRGLKYVHSANVIHRDLKPSNLLVNENCELKIGDFGMARGLSSHPEESHSFMTEYVATRWYRAPELLLSLNHYSLAIDLWSVGCIFAEMLGRKQLFPGKHYVHQLQLILSVLGTPPEGLIGAIRADRVRSYVQSLPSRSAVPLAKLYPQAEAEALNLLAAMLRFDPRERISVTQALEHPYLAKYHDPDDEPICVPAFDFEFDKLPMNKEQIKEAILMEIQDFHQNKQISRQRLQFRPLARANVRAAAQSSNQCSAQPSTVNLSKSTLVPMVQHPQAAQIQQQQMREVKSQQQQDHTPADGNHTFTNQMQTFNKPTSLLEVTPPHVTHNLPLLSKSESGPVDVDMPSANSDSGQPETIDLTTPVSSQDTPLETMRDSEVQDQLTSSQASLTQPTQSQSMTQAPTPIPATPAQTMTPLPTTVPSLSLSVAQAQSLSQSLSQSLSKSARPPPGAGEGTRKEGAISEDTKAALKAALLKSALRNKARGDGNTSALGIDAGAGGGVSSSLSSVSEARRPVTAQERQREREEKRRKRQERARERERKLKEKERREGKQGDSLGGVLLSDNDKSLLQRWTKMMDSRNEKSQAPINDGAKNKDCTVNSHRGVTIGDNSQGSLNNKADKEARKIQSHEQLISQVKPNQPGMFQPPSNQQPPVLFTMSQRKPPGDIVVAVSGGIDIMAVTSGFVKNNTLKPHTESNGQSGFNCLGNWSGQQLETRPPTQPQANRKTQPLPSSFLQPQLQPQSQTQPDPQPQSQLLPLESFLTKAPTLTTRETNGNVDIGGQNNLNSHPNPSTAGPMEKLCPSVGEKSGPQTTNPLCGALGVPSQPHPSLGFTDTGQQGPSIAPDIHTVTLQLSKSQVEDVLPPVFSVTPKGSGAGYGVGFDLDDLLNQSLTDLQHCDRDSYDSAPLSASLLSDWSEVHRMTPADLESLQQELQLGSPMILSDTIPPDA; from the exons ATGTCAACTGAGGAGGGTGGTGAAGGTAAAAATGGTCAATCAGTGACCATGTCGCCTGAAAGAATGGCCACTgacaaaagcagagaaaacCAGAACCAGCGTGTCGTCGAGGCAACAGGGGGCACCACAGACACCAGCACAACAGCAAAGAACCTGGCTTTGCTTAAAGCACACTCCCTGGATGTGAAGTTCGACGTCGGAGAAGAGTATGATATCATAGAAACCATTGGCACAGGGGCCTATGGCGTTGTTTCATCAGCTAGGAGACGGGACAATG gCCAGCAGGTGGCGATAAAGAAGATCTCCAATGCTTTTGAAGTGGTGACAAATGCCAAACGCACGTTACGAGAGCTTAAGATACTCAAGCACTTCAAACATGATAACATAATCGCCATCAAGGACATCCTGCAGCCTAACCTCCCTCACTCTGCCTTCAAGTCTGT GTACGTGGTGCTGGACCTCATGGAGAGCGACTTGCACCAGATCATACACTCTGCCCAGACACTCACCTCAGAGCACACACGCTACTTTCTGTACCAGCTCCTCCGTGGCCTTAAGTATGTGCACTCTGCCAATGTCATTCACCGTGACCTCAAACCCTCCAACCTGTTAGTGAACGAGAACTGTGAGCTAAAAATCGGTGACTTCGGCATGGCGAGGGGTCTCAGTTCTCACCCTGAAGAGTCTCATTCCTTCATGACTGAGTATGTGGCAACTCGATGGTACCGTGCTCCTGAACTCCTGCTGTCTCTGAATCACTATAGTTTGGCCATCGACTTGTGGTCTGTGGGCTGCATCTTTGCCGAAATGTTGGGGCGTAAGCAGCTTTTCCCTGGGAAACACTACGtccaccagctccagctcattttgtctgtgttagGCACTCCTCCTGAGGGCTTAATCGGTGCTATTAGGGCTGACAGAGTACGCTCCTATGTTCAGAGTCTTCCATCGCGGTCCGCTGTGCCTTTGGCCAAACTGTACCCACAAGCTGAAGCAGAGGCTTTAAACctgctggcagccatgttgcGCTTTGACCCTCGCGAGAGAATCAGTGTAACACAAGCACTGGAGCATCCTTACCTGGCCAAGTACCACGACCCAGATGATGAGCCAATTTGTGTGCCAGCTTTTGACTTTGAATTTGACAAACTTCCGATGAACAAGGAGCAAATTAAAGAGGCGATTCTGATGGAGATCCAGGActttcatcaaaataaacagATCAGTCGTCAAAGACTGCAGTTCAGGCCCTTGGCAAGGGCGaatgtcagagctgcagcacaaagcagTAACCAGTGTAGCGCTCAGCCCTCCACTGTTAACCTGAGCAAATCAACACTGGTTCCAATGGTACAACACCCACAAGCAGCGCAGatacaacagcagcaaatgAGAGAGGTAAAATCTCAACAGCAACAAGACCACACACCAGCAGATGGGAACCATACATTTACAAATCAGATGCAAACCTTTAACAAGCCCACATCCCTTTTAGAAGTGACCCCGCCTCACGTGACCCATAATTTGCCTCTTCTCTCTAAAAGCGAAAGTGGCCCAGTTGATGTGGACATGCCCAGTGCCAACTCAGACAGCGGCCAGCCAGAGACTATAGATTTAACAACACCAGTGTCAAGTCAGGACACTCCATTAGAAACAATGAGAGACAGTGAGGTACAGGATCAGCTAACCAGCAGTCAGGCTTCTCTGACTCAGCCCACCCAGAGCCAGTCCATGACCCAGGCTCCCACCCCCATTCCTGCCACGCCAGCACAGACCATGACACCCCTGCCCACCACTGTGccttccctgtctctctctgtggcacAGGCCCAGTCACTGTCTCAGTCCCTTTCACAGTCACTGTCTAAGAGTGCCAGGCCTCCTCCAGGTGCAGGAGAGGGAACTAGAAAAGAAGGAGCTATCTCAGAGGACACTAAAGCTGCACTTAAAGCAGCTTTATTGAAATCAGCGCTCAGAAATAAAGCCAGGGGTG ATGGAAATACCTCTGCTCTAGGCATTGACGCTGGCGCAGGAGGAGGTGTATCATCCTCCCTGTCCTCTGTTTCAGAGGCGCGTCGGCCTGTCACAGCCCAGGAGCGTCAacgagaaagagaggagaaaagaaggaagaggCAGGAACGtgcaagagagagggagaggaaactGAAGGAAAAGGAGCGAAGAGAGGGAAAGCAGGGGGACTCGCTGGGTGGGGTTCTGCTGAGTGACAATGACAAAAGCCTTTTGCAGCgttggacaaaaatgatggacAGCCGCAACGAGAAATCTCAGGCCCCTATTAATGATGGAGCAAAGAATAAGGACTGCACCGTGAATTCGCACAGGGGCGTAACTATCGGTGATAACTCTCAAGGATCACTGAACAATAAAGCAGACAAGGAGGCAAGGAAGATTCAGTCTCATGAACAGTTAATCTCTCAAGTTAAACCTAACCAGCCAGGCATGTTTCAGCCTCCCAGCAACCAGCAACCACCTGTACTTTTCACCATGAGCCAGAGGAAGCCTCCAGGGGATATAGTTGTTGCTGTGAGCGGAGGGATAGATATAATGGCCGTCACTAGTGGCTTTGTTAAGAACAACACACTCAAACCTCACACTGAGAGCAATGGACAAAGTGGTTTCAACTGTTTGGGGAACTGGAGCGGGCAACAATTAGAGACAAGGCCACCAACGCAACCGCaagcaaacaggaaaacacagcctCTACCATCGAGTTTTCTTCAGCCCCAGCTCCAACCTCAGTCCCAAACTCAGCCTGACCCTCAACCTCAGTCGCAGCTGCTACCCTTGGAGAGTTTTTTGACTAAAGCCCCAACGCTAACCACCAGAGAGACAAATGGGAATGTGGACATTGGAGGCCAAAATAACCTTAATTCCCACCCTAACCCCTCAACTGCTGGTCCCATGGAGAAGCTGTGTCCCTCCGTAGGAGAAAAATCTGGGCCACAGACCACAAACCCTCTCTGTGGGGCTTTAGGGGTCCCCTCACAGCCTCATCCCAGTTTAGGATTCACAGATACTGGACAGCAAGGGCCCTCCATTGCCCCGGACATCCATACAGTAACACTGCAGCTCTCAAAGTCCCAG GTAGAGGACGTTTTACCTCCGGTGTTCTCGGTCACCCCTAAAGGCAGTGGAGCTGGGTACGGTGTGGGCTTTGACCTGGATGACCTTCTCAACCAGTCTCTCACCGACCTGCAACACTGTGACCGGGACAG